A part of Candidatus Diapherotrites archaeon genomic DNA contains:
- a CDS encoding VWA domain-containing protein: MEVKQLLHSKCTRSGNGSKGFAFTLDVVLALILFLGLIITAKSVAFSNPSTNLSKTQLMQLSHESFQAMDSTGFILTQIDANYLDSANQIHAKAQSLLPSNLDMNVSIKQYTAITSSTCRSTKNFSDCFPDANTLTVSSGTAIPANKELIHGRKIYVKKQPPADCNTSVQLSPAVIPAIPATKKWNSYLQKYFSNLNKPLILYFQSPQDLNLTFDVNVNPSNFIECDQNIDVNLSISVPSNVRKAVDMMLVIDRSGSMSWNGRVSTTNAQGLDIDGSYVYFADGWAGLRDINVLNPLLPNLVGTYNTPGTAYNVDKNGIYAYMADGWWGLRIVNVSNPASPSSTGSYNSPGTAYGVAYDNSYAYLADGGSGLQVVNVSNPANPSQTGNYNTPGTSYQVAVSGNYAYVADGTSGLRIVNITNKSNPTSQGSVGTSNAQDIVLQGNYAYVADGSAGLRVINVSNPSSPTISGTYNTPGTAYGIDIVDTNAYVADNTGGLQIIDVSNPAAPSLLRNIPTPYAFYDVRVSGNFAYLATNMGLITLDLINGTKMDSTKTSANSFIDFNEWKPRDQLGISSFNTSATLNSQLRHLDDANKNTLHGVINGLVAGGGTDIESGIRNATTELTSIRANPSARKFQVLLSDGQSTEGDSADAARDANTAGITIYTIGYGADASESELRNIANLTDGNYYFASDANALRDIYNMIALKIQEQASAATVFVENEGSIISVDQNAQIVDGNLIFTAGNIGPNSPWAGHYTVRFDCNTNFACEDTAITFPGPGSYFSYIDENGNTQNVPWDLNSTKTLPLKSRDLSIDIIRGEIAGENELYLDVNAANIGDLNTGATIVNFYVGQDSNCSTGSLLAPPSPLNVIPLCGAKNLDCNQFYVYWPSVNVASEGIICAKINEDKAIRECPLHNIDSINCYLRPKIYYYVLDYWVWQK; the protein is encoded by the coding sequence ATGGAAGTGAAGCAATTGTTACATTCAAAGTGTACAAGATCAGGTAATGGAAGCAAGGGCTTTGCATTCACATTAGATGTAGTATTAGCATTAATCCTTTTCTTAGGGCTGATAATTACAGCAAAAAGTGTTGCCTTCAGCAATCCAAGCACAAACCTTTCAAAAACCCAGTTAATGCAGTTGAGCCATGAAAGCTTCCAGGCAATGGACAGCACAGGATTCATTCTAACACAGATTGACGCAAACTACCTTGACTCAGCAAACCAGATTCACGCAAAAGCCCAAAGCCTTCTTCCATCAAACCTTGACATGAATGTAAGCATAAAACAGTACACTGCAATCACAAGCAGCACTTGCAGGAGCACAAAAAATTTTTCTGACTGCTTTCCTGACGCAAACACCCTCACAGTAAGTTCAGGGACTGCAATACCAGCAAACAAGGAATTGATTCACGGAAGAAAGATTTACGTAAAAAAACAGCCTCCAGCAGACTGCAATACAAGCGTCCAATTAAGCCCTGCAGTAATTCCGGCAATTCCTGCAACAAAGAAATGGAATTCCTATTTACAAAAATACTTCAGCAACCTAAACAAACCATTGATTTTATACTTCCAGTCCCCGCAAGACCTAAATCTAACATTTGATGTGAATGTGAACCCGAGCAACTTCATTGAATGCGACCAAAACATTGATGTTAACTTGAGTATAAGCGTGCCTTCAAATGTAAGGAAAGCAGTAGACATGATGCTTGTAATAGACAGGAGCGGTTCAATGAGCTGGAATGGAAGAGTAAGCACAACTAATGCGCAAGGATTGGATATAGATGGAAGCTATGTTTACTTTGCAGACGGGTGGGCAGGATTAAGAGACATTAATGTGCTTAACCCATTGCTACCAAACCTTGTTGGAACATATAATACGCCTGGAACAGCATACAATGTGGACAAGAATGGAATTTATGCTTATATGGCAGACGGGTGGTGGGGATTAAGAATAGTGAATGTAAGCAATCCTGCTTCGCCGAGCAGCACCGGAAGCTATAACAGTCCAGGGACAGCTTATGGGGTTGCATACGATAATAGTTATGCTTATCTTGCGGATGGTGGCAGCGGACTGCAAGTAGTGAATGTAAGTAACCCTGCAAATCCTTCACAGACAGGCAACTATAATACTCCAGGAACATCATATCAGGTTGCAGTGAGCGGAAATTACGCGTACGTGGCAGACGGAACAAGCGGGCTGAGAATAGTGAATATTACGAATAAAAGCAATCCAACCTCACAGGGAAGTGTTGGAACAAGCAATGCACAGGACATTGTATTGCAAGGGAATTACGCTTATGTGGCAGACGGAAGTGCTGGCTTGAGGGTAATAAATGTAAGCAATCCTTCCTCCCCTACAATTTCAGGGACTTATAATACGCCAGGCACTGCTTATGGGATTGACATAGTGGACACAAATGCTTATGTTGCAGACAATACGGGTGGACTGCAAATAATTGATGTAAGCAATCCTGCTGCTCCTTCACTGCTCAGGAATATTCCTACGCCTTATGCTTTCTATGATGTGAGAGTGAGCGGGAATTTCGCTTATTTAGCTACAAATATGGGATTGATTACCTTGGATTTAATTAACGGGACAAAAATGGATTCAACAAAGACTTCAGCCAATTCATTCATTGACTTCAATGAATGGAAGCCAAGAGACCAATTAGGCATTTCCTCCTTTAATACTTCAGCAACATTAAACAGCCAGCTAAGGCACTTGGATGACGCAAACAAGAATACATTGCATGGAGTAATTAATGGCCTTGTGGCAGGCGGAGGCACAGACATTGAGTCAGGCATAAGGAATGCAACAACAGAGCTCACTTCAATTAGGGCAAACCCTTCGGCCAGAAAATTTCAGGTTCTCCTTTCGGATGGCCAATCAACTGAAGGAGACTCAGCTGATGCTGCAAGGGATGCAAACACTGCAGGAATAACAATTTACACAATAGGATACGGAGCAGACGCAAGCGAGTCGGAATTGAGGAATATAGCGAATTTGACTGACGGAAACTATTATTTTGCCTCAGACGCAAACGCCCTCAGGGACATCTATAATATGATTGCATTAAAGATACAGGAGCAGGCTAGCGCTGCAACAGTATTTGTTGAAAACGAAGGCTCAATCATTTCAGTAGACCAGAACGCCCAAATTGTTGATGGAAACTTAATTTTCACTGCAGGAAACATTGGACCGAACAGCCCGTGGGCAGGCCATTATACTGTAAGGTTTGACTGTAACACCAATTTCGCTTGCGAGGACACAGCAATAACCTTCCCTGGGCCGGGATCATACTTCTCTTATATTGACGAGAACGGGAACACACAGAATGTTCCCTGGGACCTGAATTCAACCAAAACCCTGCCATTAAAGAGCAGGGACCTCTCAATCGACATTATAAGAGGAGAAATCGCAGGAGAGAACGAATTGTACTTGGATGTAAATGCAGCAAATATTGGAGATTTGAATACGGGGGCAACAATAGTTAATTTTTATGTAGGGCAGGACAGCAATTGCAGTACAGGAAGCCTTCTTGCGCCGCCCTCTCCATTGAATGTAATTCCATTGTGCGGGGCAAAAAATTTGGACTGCAATCAATTCTATGTTTACTGGCCTTCAGTGAACGTTGCCTCTGAAGGAATAATATGCGCCAAAATAAACGAGGACAAGGCAATAAGGGAATGCCCTCTGCACAACATTGACTCAATTAATTGTTATCTCAGGCCGAAAATTTATTATTATGTGTTAGACTACTGGGTGTGGCAGAAATGA